The genomic window AAAAGCTGATCCCGCTGATTTCCTTTTATATCACCGATGAAAGTTTTGCCGTAAGCATCACCGATGTTAAAGAAAAAAGTTTAACCCATACTTACTTTCTGGGGCTTTACATAACTTCATATTTGAGCTGGGTGCTGAGCACCATACTGGGCTCGGCTTTTGGAAGCCTCATACCGGATACAAAAGCCCTGGGTTTTGACTTCGCCCTGCCGGGCATGTTCCTTGCACTTTTATGCATGCAGTTGAAGGATATGAAAACCATCGCCGTGGCTCTGGCGGCCGGTGCATTGTCCATGTTTTTCATTTTCACTATTCCGGGCAACTGGAACGTAATTCTTGCCACCATCATCGCTGCTGCACTGGGGGTGTTTCTTGAAAAATGAAATTGAGTTATGTTTATCTTATTGTCGGCATGGGAATAGTGACATACCTACCCCGCATGATGCCGGCCACAGTGCTCTCCCGGAAGCAATTGCCAGAGCTTTTGATAAGGTTCCTGAACTACATCCCTGCTGCGGTGTTATCGGCCCTGTTTTTCCCCAGCGTGCTGGTGACAGGGCACGAAATCAATATAGGGATGTCAAATCCCCTTTTTATAACGTCACTGCTTACATTTCCCATAGCATACAAAACCAAAAATATGTTTCTGACCGTAATTATCGGAATGATAATAACTATAATTTTAAATAACCTTATATATCAGTGACCGTATATCATCATTCCTTTACGGAATGCGCAGTGCTGTCCCCTGGCGAACGGCTGAGGTATTGTTAGATTAAAATCCATATGCCGATGGCTGCCAGAATCCCCATAAACCCTCCGAAGTAAAAGGGCGCAGCAGCCCCGAACATGTTCCATAAAGCCCCGGCCAGGATAGAAGCGGGCAGAAGGCCTATACCCACCAGAGTGGCGTGCAGGCCTATTAATGTCCCCCTCAAGTTTTCCGGCGCTATGTCTGTTACAAAGGCCTTTTCCACGCCTTCGGTGAAGGCTATGTAAAGCCCGTAGACTCCGAATAAAACCCAGATGGCGGCAGGTGTCCGGGCCAGGCCAAATCCGAAGTATACCAGGCCGTAAACGAGATAGCCCGCCACCAACATTTTCTTCCTGCCAATGCGGTCCGATATCAATCCCGCAGGATAGGAAAATATATCGTATATTACATTATACAAAAGGTATAGAAGCAGTACAGTCTTTGCATCAAAACCCACATTCTGGGCTTTCAAAAGCAGGAATTGGTTGGATGAATTTCCAAGGGTAAAAATAAACATCAGAATTAAAAAGGATTTCAATCGTTTATCCAGATCGTTCCAGTTCAGTGATAATTTTTTGGATGCATTTTTAACCTGAGTGACCTTTTCTTTTACCAGAAAGAGTGCCGCCACACCCAGCACTGCCGGAATCAGGGAATAAAGGAACACGCTGTAGTAATTGTCGGGGTGTCTGGTCAGAAAATAATAGGCCAGTACAACACCTATGGCTGCCCCCAGGGTATCCATGGCCCTGTGCAGTCCGAAAGCCCTGCCCCTGGCATCGGGGGGCGCCGACTCGGCAATGAGCGCATCCCGCGGCGCGGTCCGCACTCCCTTCCCTAAGCGGTCCGCCACCCTGCCCGCCAGCACGAAGGGCCAGGATGTGGCCAGGTACAGCAGCACCTTTCCTATGGTGGAAAAGCTGTATCCCATTATAGCAAAGGGTTTCCGCCTTTCCATTTTATCGGAAAAATACCCGGAAAAAACCTTCAAAAGGCTGGCCAGGCTTTCGGCTATACCTTCAATAGTACCCACAATCAAAGGTGTGGCTCCCAGTTTGGTGGTCAAAAAAACAGGGAGCAGAGGATACACCATCTCGGTGCTGATATCGGTTAAAAGACTGGTAAGACCCAGTATAATGATGTTAAACAATCAGATCGTCCCCTCTTTTTTGTATATTTTTTCTGCAAATTCTAAGAGATACTGCCGGCATTTCGCCATCATTTCCTCGGCTTTTTGCCTCTTCTCCGAACCGAAAAAATCCCTTTCCTTTATCTTTGAAAACCACCGGGACAGCTTGTCAATCTCCTCATCGTTTTCTTCCAGCTCCGCAAAAGTAAAGTTTTGTTTTGCCGTTTCCTTTTCTATCTCGGAGAAAAAGTCATTGCATTTGTCCATGAGTTCCTCATACTCCAGGTCCCTCTGCTCGTTGAATTTTGAGATAAGATAATTTTCATCTTCACTGGAAAGGGCCGCCACTTGAAGCAGAAGAGCTTCTCCCCCGGATTCCTTTATATCTCTTGTCAGGATGCGGATTTCATTCTCGAGGTTGTTTATGCCCGGGTAAACGGCTACCGACTGCTGCAAATATAATGCCCCCACCTCTTTCAGCTTTCTCCAGGCCTTCACCCGGAGGGTTGAGGGCTCCGACGGGACTTTATAGATGAGTAGAAGCCAAGAAATTTTTTCTGACATAACATAATAAACCTCCTGTGCAACATATGTTTATCAAGAACAATTGTAACATATGTTTCTGATTAATGCAACAGCCGTTAAATTTTGATTTAAATATTGACATCTATTTTAATGTATTTTACAATTTTATGTAAGAATTTATTACTATAAGTAAGGAGGTAAGAAGAGTGAATTATAATATTGTAAAAGTAACAAGTAAGGGTCAGATGACTATTCCACATCTCATTAGAAAGAAACTGAATATAAAAAAAGATGATTCTTTAATAGTCTATTTACAAAATGATGAAATCAGGATAAAGAAGCTGTCAGTGGTAGAACCATTGGGAGATAATGATCCTATATGGAAATTCGCAGGTACCCTGGTTGATGAGCCGGATGTAGCCGAAAATCACGACAAATATTTAGTAATGGAAGAAAAGAAGCATTTAGAATATAAAAAGGATGAATAAGATGAGCAGAAAGATATTGGTTGATACCAGTGCCTTATATGAAATCTTCAATAAGACCGGTTATTATCATGAGTCTGCTATGAATATCTTAAAGAATATGAATAAATATAAAATGATCCCAATATTAACAAACTTTATCGTAGCAGAAATCTATACATTGATTTTAATCCGGGTCGGAGCCGATAAGGCAAGAGCCTGGATAAAAAATAATATATGGCATATTGAAAGAATAACGGAAGAAGATGAAAAACGTGCGATAAATATTTTATTAAGCTATACTGATAAAACCTTTTCTTA from Biomaibacter acetigenes includes these protein-coding regions:
- a CDS encoding Chromate resistance protein ChrB → MSEKISWLLLIYKVPSEPSTLRVKAWRKLKEVGALYLQQSVAVYPGINNLENEIRILTRDIKESGGEALLLQVAALSSEDENYLISKFNEQRDLEYEELMDKCNDFFSEIEKETAKQNFTFAELEENDEEIDKLSRWFSKIKERDFFGSEKRQKAEEMMAKCRQYLLEFAEKIYKKEGTI
- a CDS encoding AzlC family ABC transporter permease; this translates as MTSTEKNQLAFGIKRAMPIVMGYIPVGFALGVLASGNGLSPFETGVMSILVYAGSAQFIAVNMLGAGISPLPIIITTLLVNLRHILFSASLSPYFREVNKKLIPLISFYITDESFAVSITDVKEKSLTHTYFLGLYITSYLSWVLSTILGSAFGSLIPDTKALGFDFALPGMFLALLCMQLKDMKTIAVALAAGALSMFFIFTIPGNWNVILATIIAAALGVFLEK
- a CDS encoding MFS transporter, encoding MFNIIILGLTSLLTDISTEMVYPLLPVFLTTKLGATPLIVGTIEGIAESLASLLKVFSGYFSDKMERRKPFAIMGYSFSTIGKVLLYLATSWPFVLAGRVADRLGKGVRTAPRDALIAESAPPDARGRAFGLHRAMDTLGAAIGVVLAYYFLTRHPDNYYSVFLYSLIPAVLGVAALFLVKEKVTQVKNASKKLSLNWNDLDKRLKSFLILMFIFTLGNSSNQFLLLKAQNVGFDAKTVLLLYLLYNVIYDIFSYPAGLISDRIGRKKMLVAGYLVYGLVYFGFGLARTPAAIWVLFGVYGLYIAFTEGVEKAFVTDIAPENLRGTLIGLHATLVGIGLLPASILAGALWNMFGAAAPFYFGGFMGILAAIGIWILI
- a CDS encoding AzlD domain-containing protein, whose protein sequence is MKLSYVYLIVGMGIVTYLPRMMPATVLSRKQLPELLIRFLNYIPAAVLSALFFPSVLVTGHEINIGMSNPLFITSLLTFPIAYKTKNMFLTVIIGMIITIILNNLIYQ
- a CDS encoding type II toxin-antitoxin system VapC family toxin, producing the protein MSRKILVDTSALYEIFNKTGYYHESAMNILKNMNKYKMIPILTNFIVAEIYTLILIRVGADKARAWIKNNIWHIERITEEDEKRAINILLSYTDKTFSYTDATTFALMERLNIDTAFTFDKHFVQYGFKQLQ
- a CDS encoding AbrB/MazE/SpoVT family DNA-binding domain-containing protein; this translates as MNYNIVKVTSKGQMTIPHLIRKKLNIKKDDSLIVYLQNDEIRIKKLSVVEPLGDNDPIWKFAGTLVDEPDVAENHDKYLVMEEKKHLEYKKDE